One window from the genome of Rufibacter tibetensis encodes:
- a CDS encoding cation:proton antiporter, with translation MDYYLLAFVVIGAAALAMAWLPTWFEKVPFSYAMLFIVLGFLLYKLPLGLPEPDPLRENELALRLSELCVIVTLMGTGIKINRRFSLFSWQVPLRLVSWTMLLCIGALAWMAWKFMGFSVASAVLLAAALAPTDPVLASDVQVGPPSEEIEDAPRFALTAEAGLNDGMAFPFTWLAIALATQGLDPENWLGHWLSYDLLYRIVVGVGMGYAIGRGLSFILFKLPKKVKFPKTEDGFVAISATLLVYGLTEMVHGYGFIAVFITGLTIKNYERDNTYHRELHDFTDQIERILVVIVLILFGGSVARGLLDALTWQGMLVGAAFVLLVRPLAGFIGLLGVKVKTREKWAISFFGIRGIGSIFYIAFALSKGSFMNPEEIWAMAGFIILLSIFMHGVLATPIMRYLDKVRKPGDFIDPEQAELEASVGQKGNIADAPDRKE, from the coding sequence ATGGATTATTACCTCTTAGCTTTCGTGGTGATTGGAGCGGCGGCTCTGGCCATGGCCTGGTTGCCTACCTGGTTTGAGAAAGTGCCTTTCTCGTATGCCATGCTCTTTATCGTGCTGGGATTCCTGCTCTACAAATTGCCCCTGGGGTTGCCAGAGCCTGACCCACTGCGGGAGAACGAATTGGCGCTCCGGCTTTCTGAGTTGTGCGTCATTGTCACGCTTATGGGTACGGGCATCAAAATCAACCGAAGATTTTCCCTATTTAGCTGGCAAGTGCCGCTTAGGCTGGTAAGTTGGACCATGTTGCTTTGCATTGGTGCCCTGGCTTGGATGGCATGGAAGTTTATGGGATTTTCAGTGGCCTCGGCAGTGCTGTTGGCGGCGGCATTAGCTCCCACAGACCCGGTGCTGGCCTCAGATGTGCAGGTAGGTCCGCCTAGCGAAGAAATAGAAGATGCCCCCAGGTTTGCTCTCACGGCAGAGGCAGGGTTGAACGACGGCATGGCTTTCCCGTTTACCTGGTTGGCTATTGCATTGGCCACCCAGGGGCTGGACCCTGAGAACTGGCTGGGCCATTGGCTCAGCTATGATTTGCTTTACCGCATAGTGGTGGGCGTTGGCATGGGGTACGCCATTGGCCGTGGTTTATCGTTCATTTTGTTTAAACTGCCCAAAAAAGTAAAATTCCCCAAAACCGAAGACGGGTTTGTCGCCATTTCGGCCACCTTGCTGGTGTACGGCCTCACAGAGATGGTGCACGGCTACGGGTTCATTGCGGTCTTTATCACGGGCCTGACCATCAAAAACTACGAAAGAGACAACACCTATCACCGCGAACTCCATGACTTCACTGACCAGATTGAGCGAATCTTGGTGGTGATTGTCTTGATTTTATTCGGCGGAAGCGTTGCCCGGGGGCTTTTAGATGCCCTTACCTGGCAGGGAATGCTGGTAGGTGCGGCGTTTGTGCTGCTGGTGCGGCCTCTGGCCGGGTTTATTGGTTTATTGGGCGTAAAAGTAAAAACCCGCGAAAAGTGGGCCATCAGCTTTTTCGGGATTAGGGGTATTGGTTCTATCTTCTACATTGCGTTTGCTTTAAGCAAAGGCTCTTTTATGAACCCAGAGGAGATATGGGCCATGGCAGGGTTCATTATCCTGCTGTCAATTTTCATGCACGGAGTATTGGCTACCCCTATTATGCGGTACTTAGACAAAGTCCGGAAACCCGGGGACTTTATTGATCCTGAACAGGCCGAGCTTGAAGCGTCAGTGGGGCAAAAAGGCAATATCGCTGATGCTCCAGATAGAAAGGAGTAA
- the kynU gene encoding kynureninase yields the protein MSFQNTLAYAQSQDQADPLRSFRDQYHIPQHNGKDTVYLCGNSLGLQPKSARAALENEMVKWAELGVEGHFTGDNPWFTYHAALAPATARLVGAKPEEVVVMNQLTVNLHLMLVSFYRPQGKRYKILTEAGAFPSDQYALESQVKFHGFQPDDAIIEVAPRAGEHTLRTEDIVNTIQQHGEELALVMMGGVNYYTGQVFDMAAITQAAHGVGALCGFDLAHAAGNVTMQLHDWDVDFAVWCTYKYLNSGPGGTSGVFIHERHAHNPEIPRFAGWWGHDQNVRFQMKKGFTPMPGADGWQLSNGQILPMAVHKASLELFDEAGIENLWAKSERLTGYLEFLIKELNQPKEALEVITPAEPSARGCQLSLLVHQNGRQLFETLMANGFILDWREPNVIRVAPTPMYNTFEDVHRFGQFLAAHFNK from the coding sequence TTCCGCAGCATAACGGAAAAGACACTGTTTACCTCTGCGGAAACTCCTTGGGCTTGCAACCAAAATCGGCCAGAGCCGCCCTGGAAAACGAAATGGTAAAGTGGGCAGAATTAGGGGTGGAAGGACATTTTACGGGTGACAACCCTTGGTTTACGTACCATGCCGCTTTAGCGCCAGCTACCGCCCGATTAGTGGGAGCCAAGCCTGAAGAGGTGGTGGTCATGAACCAATTGACCGTGAACTTGCATCTCATGCTGGTGTCTTTTTATCGGCCGCAGGGAAAGCGCTACAAGATTTTAACCGAAGCCGGCGCTTTCCCATCAGACCAGTACGCGCTGGAAAGCCAGGTGAAATTCCACGGCTTTCAGCCCGATGATGCCATCATAGAAGTTGCTCCACGAGCGGGCGAACACACGCTGCGCACCGAGGACATTGTCAACACCATTCAGCAGCACGGCGAGGAATTGGCCTTGGTGATGATGGGCGGGGTCAATTATTACACCGGTCAGGTGTTTGACATGGCCGCTATTACGCAGGCAGCCCATGGGGTAGGTGCGTTGTGTGGTTTTGACCTGGCCCATGCGGCCGGAAACGTAACCATGCAACTACACGACTGGGATGTGGACTTTGCCGTGTGGTGTACTTATAAATACCTGAACTCTGGTCCGGGCGGAACCTCTGGGGTGTTCATTCATGAGCGGCACGCCCATAATCCGGAGATCCCAAGGTTTGCCGGTTGGTGGGGCCATGATCAAAATGTGCGCTTCCAGATGAAGAAAGGCTTTACTCCCATGCCTGGAGCCGATGGATGGCAGCTTTCCAACGGCCAGATTCTGCCTATGGCCGTGCACAAAGCCTCTCTGGAGCTCTTTGACGAGGCCGGCATAGAGAACCTGTGGGCCAAAAGCGAAAGACTCACGGGTTATCTTGAATTCCTGATCAAAGAACTAAACCAGCCCAAAGAGGCGCTGGAGGTGATTACTCCCGCAGAACCCTCGGCTAGGGGTTGTCAGCTTTCATTGCTGGTGCATCAGAACGGTAGGCAGTTATTTGAAACGCTTATGGCCAACGGCTTCATCCTGGATTGGCGCGAGCCCAACGTCATCCGCGTGGCGCCAACACCCATGTACAACACGTTTGAAGACGTGCACCGGTTTGGCCAATTTCTAGCAGCCCACTTCAACAAGTAG
- a CDS encoding alpha-ketoglutarate-dependent dioxygenase AlkB family protein: protein MQELTDAFQRQFAAHQLPMPDAEVYLISDFIPPEEQKSLQQALTGKAAWRQEKIRMFGKQINQPRLTAWYADAGKAYTYSGLTWEPLPWIPELTALRNRLEELTGASFNSVLLNLYRHGQDSMGWHADDEPELGQNSIIASISIGQERTFSFRHRIQKSLKQTLTLPTGSLLLMAGPTQHFWHHQLPKTAKVMQPRINLTFRFIY, encoded by the coding sequence ATGCAGGAGTTAACAGATGCTTTCCAAAGGCAATTTGCCGCCCATCAACTGCCCATGCCAGATGCGGAAGTCTATCTCATCTCTGACTTTATCCCACCAGAAGAACAGAAATCTTTGCAACAGGCACTGACGGGGAAAGCAGCATGGCGGCAGGAAAAGATCAGAATGTTTGGCAAACAGATAAATCAGCCGCGGCTCACGGCCTGGTACGCTGACGCAGGCAAAGCCTACACCTACTCAGGCCTTACCTGGGAGCCGTTGCCCTGGATTCCAGAACTAACCGCCTTAAGAAACAGATTGGAAGAACTCACCGGAGCCTCTTTCAACAGTGTGTTGCTGAATCTTTACCGGCACGGTCAGGACAGCATGGGCTGGCACGCCGATGATGAACCCGAACTAGGCCAAAACTCCATCATTGCTTCTATCAGCATTGGGCAGGAGCGCACGTTTTCCTTTCGGCACCGCATACAGAAAAGCCTGAAGCAGACCTTAACCTTGCCTACCGGAAGCCTTCTCCTCATGGCGGGTCCCACCCAGCATTTCTGGCACCATCAGCTTCCAAAGACTGCAAAGGTCATGCAGCCCAGGATCAACCTGACGTTTAGGTTTATTTATTAA
- a CDS encoding methylated-DNA--[protein]-cysteine S-methyltransferase, protein MSVPSPLFVRHVASPIGIIQLTSTEKELFSARFAENEQEKDSPDFPSCLQDAETQLKEYFDGQRHSFDLPLHTQGTVFQQQVWQALQQIPAGRTDHYLGLAKRLGNAGAVRAVGVANGANPWMIMVPCHRVIGAQGQLVGYAGGLWRKKWLLEHEAKMSGTYQTALFNE, encoded by the coding sequence ATGTCTGTTCCATCTCCGCTCTTTGTGCGCCATGTGGCATCGCCCATAGGCATTATACAGCTTACCTCTACGGAAAAGGAGTTGTTTTCGGCCCGCTTTGCAGAAAATGAGCAAGAAAAGGACAGCCCTGATTTCCCCTCTTGCCTGCAGGACGCGGAGACCCAGTTGAAGGAATACTTTGACGGCCAGCGCCACTCTTTTGACTTACCTCTTCATACCCAAGGCACCGTTTTCCAGCAACAGGTATGGCAGGCTCTCCAGCAAATCCCCGCTGGCCGTACTGACCATTACCTTGGATTAGCCAAACGCCTGGGAAACGCCGGAGCCGTGCGGGCAGTAGGCGTAGCCAACGGCGCCAACCCCTGGATGATCATGGTTCCGTGTCACCGCGTGATTGGTGCCCAAGGCCAATTAGTGGGATATGCCGGTGGCCTCTGGCGCAAAAAGTGGCTCCTGGAGCACGAAGCGAAGATGAGCGGTACGTACCAGACGGCGCTTTTCAATGAGTGA